From Salarias fasciatus chromosome 12, fSalaFa1.1, whole genome shotgun sequence, the proteins below share one genomic window:
- the gatd3l gene encoding ES1 protein, mitochondrial yields the protein MYHLSRNGARFQMFAPNQQQMHVMDHMKKQPSSGENRNLMTESARFSHGQGMTQMQDLSKLEANGYDAVIFPGGHGVTKNLSSFVKDGKDCKLHGDVERVLKDFHRSRKPIGLSSMAPLLACRVLPGIEVTMGYERDDNTRWGSWPHTSLVQAVKGMGARHNVREPYEAYVDEKNKVVSTPAFLWETEQHYHYIFDGIGNMVKHVMRMSTK from the exons ATGTACCACCTGAGCCGGAATGGCGCCCGCTTCCAGATGTTTGCTCCTAATCAGCAGCAGATGCACGTGATGGACCACATGAAGAAGCAGCCGTCCTCCGGAGAGAACAG GAACCTGATGACCGAGTCAGCTCGCTTCAGCCACGGTCAGGGGATGACTCAGATGCAGGACCTGTCTAAGCTGGAAGCCAACGGCTACGATGCCGTCATCTTCCCTGGAGGCCACGGCGTCACCAAGAacct ATCCTCCTTCGTGAAGGATGGAAAGGACTGCAAGCTGCACGGCGATGTAGAAAGGGTGCTGAAAGATTTCCACCGTTCCCGTAAGCCTATTGG ACTGTCCAGCATGGCTCCTCTGCTGGCCTGCCGCGTGCTTCCCGGCATCGAGGTGACCATGGGCTACGAGCGGGACGACAACACCCGCTGGGGGAGCTGGCCTCACACCAGCCTGGTGCAGGCCGTGAAGGGCATGGGCGCTCGCCACAACGTCCGGGAGCCTTAC GAGGCCTATGTGGACGAGAAGAACAAGGTGGTCAGCACCCCGGCCTTCCTGTGGGAGACGGAGCAGCACTATCACTACATCTTCGACGGGATCGGCAACATGGTCAAACACGTCATGCGTATGTCGACCAAGTGA
- the igsf9b gene encoding LOW QUALITY PROTEIN: protein turtle homolog A (The sequence of the model RefSeq protein was modified relative to this genomic sequence to represent the inferred CDS: deleted 1 base in 1 codon), producing the protein MGLGTRWLQAVTAVVAICLLSVSRGAASLVRARVGGAAELSCSLSPTSREATSPNLFPLHVVEWVRLGYNVPVLIKFGVYAPRVHPNYKGRVSLTRGASLLVERLTLEDEGWFECRILLLESKTDDFRNGTWTFLSITAPPVFIKTPPTFVEVLLGDSLTLSCGAHGNPRPTVVWHKDDSPIEKHEKIKVLNGSLSLGSVTRNISGVYKCHVSNSEGNLTHSTQLQVKGPPIIIISPEDTTLNMSQDAVLECQADAYPSNLTYEWLKQGQNVYHIESLKSRVKVLVDGTLLIPNLIPEDAGNYTCVPTNGILTPPSASAHLKVKHPARVGRMPRETYLPAGMEGFIVCPVQADPPVLYVNWTKDGNDLNLDNFPGWMVNSEGSVFIATANDNAVGMYTCTPYNSYGTMGQSEPTKVILQDPPIFKVPPRPEYLQEVGRVLVIPCEATGDPAPNVTWSKVEKIGPTPRSPYTVLENGSLLLQPLSKDHHGGWECLATNRVATVSAGTVVTVLGTSPHVVSTVFVTTEMNQANVSWVPGFDGGFTQKFTVWVKQASRGKHEWASLPVPTSKNYLLVTGLLAGTAYQFSVLPQNKLGSGPFSEIVSVRTLAVPTEEPTAVTSLPLLDPPVFLSANRTEEGVLLQWSPPEAPQASLTGFVLQARRDQGQWVILSSTISANQSELLVQGLLRDSTYDLRLMSRSNKVLSEPSESVNVSTKGMEMYPVQPGFLEVIPEPLLAGVLGGVCFLFVAIVLSLVTACYMSQRRQRRRRKRRQDLPSAFQKSPSQEARSPPRSPDSVLKLKLCPPLPFFPNSSSSQSDRSSFDKGSRGEYHDQRRQLLSNSSPPPHYTLFESHLGSQAPSPTALESISRGPDGRFIVQPVPEDPSPSSKKDQKRDVLQSNGVASGSGSNRTSFRDSPKSSILSSEKDERKESPLTVDVPELSRPPSSPGRVRAMARNFSRHGCFYSDDEQGSEALLERASFYSDNSEKKPSDSLRRYRMPGHAEDLFPSLGKRTKLLDRDRDRLHQAGYQPMDSQLTNEDTVVSQLDCELERDSINKCAQLAKEREEMERELKNYTAEQRSRGRLRKDWPDKTESPQADTEDDPVWKPQDVIIRQKGKPSGQTTRVSDYRRACYFGNTSSPMDRLPASRIQWDISPVTSVTSLIPVQTPREASSPRSQLLRRCRETTEDSLVVDSSRSPVTQNTSLPMLSPDVTLENPAGRARSLSPQSNPDICLKPREKNAAGRCCFQSRHSYAHAGTQPWDSSAPSPSFTSERPESSASAPYPLTERGVEVDHTATRDPSPSSYSTLPYEHHESGAKVKDRDAQVHGDRRTSEFYSELEREGVRARSRKSDRCLFSDSPSPVTTLTLVEEVESDQSQFSVPRMSESLKAKPAAPSPKMSPLQTSAILEYLSLPGFIEMSVDEPVEEAEETDSAVQSSEVKPDKSGVAKPDVVPKNWEVHVQENRDRTALNQEEVCFQGASSAGSAQASVDRSRSRRSPHVQTRVRFPDDTRSSSPGPEKTSKQLYDEKTQIRLGRSADRPESRLGSRSAHTLFSAAKGMADIVSKHSQSFLGGSEFSEQSQRQPSQGSRTNNIASRICQAPVPFLKKSLSIGPCRTLSGMGQPRPFLKKSISLGPQRWEHFESPRPYISERCYWDEFPSPDVRVKSYSLGRMPSSFLAPGPSWREYIPIRRPSMGSLERPHHAQRSLASPPYLAASVYPPRLTSVSPMLEPADPRRQAAVFPESSRWSPSYPSYQESLRSVQHKYVPMHPRIPAPQYQQWPGSRGDCMRPVDPRRGPPRSYLPRGISWPSPYYAPFPPRDGESYRQPERMMVRGGETELREVREVREGGRASYASQSSGRGSAGLFRQSLSVTPTLLSSPETTEENERHRAEVELPERRAKRRNTSVDESYEWDSADACVDSEVLEATRFGQSQTPRHDQAHGLQDQLQKGPSPPVNPPRCQLTRSLSEARFNALRLEYQEYRRAQESVCPREPRLAPGHDSDSDSSSALL; encoded by the exons ATGGGACTGGGGACACGGTGGCTTCAGGCTGTCACCGCTGTTGTAGCCATCTGTCTGCTAA GTGTGTCTCGAGGCGCAGCGTCGTTGGTTCGGGCCAGAGTGGGGGGCGCCGCTGAGCTCAGCTGTAGTCTCAGTCCCACATCCAGAGAAGCCACCTCTCCAAACCTCTTTCCGTTGCACGTCGTGGAGTGGGTGCGTCTCGGCTACAACGTTCCCGTCCTGATCAAATTCGGGGTGTACGCCCCCCGTGTCCATCCGAACTATAAGG GGCGTGTTTCTCTGACCCGGGGCGCCTCTCTGCTGGTAGAGCGACTCACCCTGGAGGACGAGGGTTGGTTCGAATGCCGCATCCTGCTCCTGGAAAGCAAAACGGACGACTTTCGCAACGGCACATGGACGTTCCTCTCCATCACAG CTCCACCTGTGTTTATAAAGACGCCACCAACCTTCGTGGAGGTTCTTCTGGGAGACTCGCTGACTCTCAGCTGCGGCGCCCATGGCAATCCTCGGCCAACTGTTGTCTGGCACAAAGACGACAGCCCCATCGAGaagcatgaaaaaataaaa GTGCTCAATGGGAGCCTGTCTCTGGGCTCCGTCACAAGAAATATTTCAGGAGTGTACAAATGTCACGTGTCCAACTCAGAGGGGAACCTCACCCACTCCACGCagctgcaggtcaaag GCCCTCCAATCATCATCATTTCCCCGGAGGACACCACTCTCAACATGTCCCAGGATGCAGTTCTGGAGTGTCAAGCTGATGCCTACCCTTCAAACCTCACATACGAGTGGCTGAAGCAAGGGCAGAATGTCTACCACATAGA GTCACTTAAGTCCCGAGTGAAGGTTTTGGTGGATGGCACGCTGCTTATCCCTAATCTCATCCCAGAAGATGCTGGCAACTACACCTGTGTCCCAACTAACGGCATCTTGACCCCGCCGTCTGCCTCTGCGCATCTGAAAGTGAAAC ACCCCGCCCGTGTCGGCCGAATGCCTCGGGAAACCTATCTGCCTGCGGGCATGGAGGGGTTCATCGTCTGCCCTGTGCAGGCCGACCCCCCTGTGCTGTACGTCAACTGGACCAAAGACGGCAACGACCTCAACCTCGACAAC TTCCCAGGTTGGATGGTGAACTCCGAGGGCTCGGTCTTTATAGCAACAGCCAACGACAATGCCGTGGGCATGTACACCTGTACACCGTACAACAGCTACGGCACCATGGGTCAGTCTGAACCCACTAAAGTCATTTTACAG gaccCCCCGATATTTAAAGTGCCTCCTCGGCCTGAGTATCTGCAGGAGGTGGGCCGTGTGCTGGTTATTCCCTGCGAAGCCACTGGAGACCCTGCTCCAAACGTAACCTGGAGCAAGGTAGAGAAG ATCGGTCCCACCCCTCGCTCTCCGTATACGGTGCTGGAGAACggctccctcctgctccagccCCTCAGCAAGGACCACCACGGCGGCTGGGAGTGCCTGGCCACCAACCGCGTAGCGACTGTCAGCGCCGGCACCGTGGTCACGGTGCTGG gcACCAGCCCTCATGTCGTGTCGACGGTGTTTGTCACGACAGAGATGAACCAGGCCAACGTGTCCTGGGTGCCTGGTTTTGACGGTGGATTCACCCAAAAGTTCACAGTGTG GGTCAAACAAGCGTCCCGAGGGAAACATGAGTGGGCGTCTCTGCCTGTTCCTACGTCCAAAAACTACCTGTTGGTGACCGGATTGCTTGCTGGCACCGCCTACCAGTTCAGTGTCCTACCTCAGAACAAACTCGGCTCTGGACCGTTCAGTGAAATTGTTTCTGTGCGAACACTAG ctgtGCCAACAGAAGAGCCTACAGCCGTCACCTCACTCCCACTCCTGGATCCCCCCGTCTTCCTGTCAGCCAACCGAACAGAGGAAGGCGTTCTCCTTCAGTGGTCGCCACCTGAGGCTCCGCAGGCCTCGCTGACGGGTTTTGTGCTGCAGGCCCGCCGGGATCAGGGCCAGTGGGTCATTCTCAGCAGCACCATCAGTGCCAATCAGAGCGAGCTACTCGTGCAAGGACTGCTGAGG GATTCCACGTATGATCTGAGGCTGATGTCTCGCAGCAACAAAGTGCTCAGTGAACCGAGTGAGTCTGTCAACGTATCCACTAAAG GGATGGAGATGTATCCCGTACAGCCCGGCTTCCTGGAGGTCATCCCTGAGCCTCTGTTGGCGGGTGTGTTAGGaggagtgtgttttctcttcgtGGCCATCGTCCTGTCGTTGGTGACGGCGTGCTACATGAGCCAGAGGAGGCAGCGTCGGCGCAGGAAGAGAAGACAAg atctcccatctgctttccAGAAAAGCCCATCACAAGA aGCTCGCTCGCCTCCTCGCAGTCCTGACAGCGTCCTGAAGCTGAAACTCTGTCCTCCGCTCCCCTTCTTTCCcaactcctcctcttcccagtCCGATCGATCCTCCTTTGACAAAGGCAGCCGCGGAGAATACCACGACCAGAGGAGGCAGCTCCTGTCCAACTCGTCTCCGCCTCCTCACTACACACTCTTTGAAAGTCACCTGGGCTCCCAGGCGCCCTCGCCAACTGCGCTGGAGTCCATTTCCAGAGGCCCAGACGGGCGCTTCATCGTCCAGCCAGTGCCGGAGGATCCCAGTCCCTCCAGTAAGAAGGACCAGAAGAGGGATGTCTTGCAGAGTAACGGCGTGGCGAGTGGCTCGGGGAGCAACAGGACGTCGTTCAGGGACTCGCCAAAGTCAAGCATTTTGAGCTCAGAGAAGGACGAGAGGAAGGAATCTCCTCTGACTGTGGATGTCCCCGAGCTGAGccggcccccctcctcccctggaAGGGTTCGGGCGATGGCCAGGAACTTCTCCCGTCACGGGTGCTTCTATTCTGACGACGAGCAAGGCTCGGAGGCGCTTTTGGAAAGAGCCAGCTTTTATTCAGACAACAGCGAGAAGAAGCCCAGTGATTCGCTGAGGAGGTACCGCATGCCGGGACACGCTGAGGATCTCTTCCCCAGTTTGGGCAAAAGAACAAAGCTTCTCGAtcgggacagagacagactgcaCCAGGCAGGCTACCAGCCTATGGACAGTCAGCTGACCAATGAAGACACGGTGGTCTCACAACTTGACTGTGAGCTCGAGAGAGACAGCATCAACAAATGTGCTCAATTGGCAAAAGAGCgggaagagatggagagggaGTTAAAAAATTATACCGCTGAGCAAAGAAGTCGAGGTCGCCTGAGAAAGGATTGGCCTGATAAAACAGAAAGCCCTCAGGCGGACACGGAGGACGACCCTGTGTGGAAGCCGCAAGATGTTATCATCAGACAGAAAGGCAAGCCGTCGGGCCAGACCACCCGGGTTTCTGACTACAGGAGGGCGTGCTACTTCGGCAACACCAGCAGCCCGATGGACCGGCTCCCCGCGTCCCGCATTCAGTGGGACATAAGCCCCGTTACCTCCGTCACGAGTCTCATTCCCGTGCAGACCCCTCGAGAGGCCTCATCGCCCAGATCACAGCTTCTCCGAAGATGCAGAGAAACGACGGAGGACTCGCTCGTTGTCGACTCGTCGAGATCTCCAGTCACGCAGAACACGTCTCTCCCCATGCTCTCCCCCGACGTCACGCTCGAAAACCCGGCAGGCAGAGCACGGTCTCTGAGTCCTCAGAGTAATCCGGATATATGCTTGAAACCTCGGGAAAAAAACGCAGCAGGGAGATGCTGCTTCCA GTCCAGACATTCATACGCTCATGCAGGAACTCAGCCCTGGGATTCATCCGCACCGAGTCCCTCATTCACCAGCGAGAGGCCTGAAAGTTCGGCTTCTGCACCTTATCCACTGACTGAAAGGGGTGTGGAGGTAGATCACACTGCCACGAGGGATCCTAGTCCCTCTAGTTACTCTACGTTACCCTATGAACATCACGAATCAGGGGCGAAGGTCAAAGACAGAGACGCTCAGGTCCACGGTGACCGACGGACTTCTGAATTTTACTCAGAGTTAGAGAGAGAAGGCGTCCGAGCACGCTCCAGGAAGAGCGACAGATGTCTTTTCTCCGATAGCCCGAGCCCCGTCACCACCTTAACTCTTGTTGAAGAAGTGGAGAGCGACCAGTCGCAGTTTTCTGTTCCCAGAATGTCCGAGTCTTTAAAGGCCAAGCCTGCCGCGCCATCTCCCAAAATGTCCCCTCTCCAGACAAGTGCAATTCTTGAGTACCTGAGCCTTCCAGGATTTATTGAAATGAGTGTGGACGAGCCTGTGGAAGAAGCTGAAGAGACGGACTCGGCTGTGCAAAGCTCAGAAGTGAAGCCAGACAAATCTGGAGTCGCTAAGCCCGATGTCGTTCCTAAAAACTGGGAGGTTCATGTTCAGGAAAACCGGGACCGGACTGCTTTGAACCAAGAGGAGGTTTGCTTTCAGGGAGCGAGTTCTGCAGGGAGCGCACAGGCCAGTGTTGATAGGAGTAGAAGCAGACGTTCTCCTCATGTTCAGACGAGAGTTAGATTCCCCGACGACACTCGATCATCCTCACCCGGTCCAGAAAAAACTAGCAAGCAGCTCTATGATGAGAAAACGCAAATCCGACTCGGGAGGAGCGCAGACAGGCCTGAATCCAGGCTGGGATCGAGGTCGGCTCACACGTTGTTCAGCGCAGCTAAAGGAATGGCGGACATAGTGTCAAAGCACTCGCAGAGTTTTTTAGGCGGCAGTGAGTTTTCGGAGCAGTCCCAAAGACAGCCTTCTCAGGGCAGCAGGACTAACAACATTGCGTCGCGGATATGTCAAGCCCCGGTGCCGTTCCTCAAGAAGTCCTTAAGCATCGGCCCTTGCAGGACTCTTTCGGGAATGGGACAGCCTCGTCCGTTTCTGAAGAAGTCCATCAGCTTAGGCCCGCAGAGGTGGGAGCACTTCGAGAGCCCGAGGCCGTACATTTCTGAGAGGTGTTACTGGGACGAGTTCCCGAGCCCCGACGTCAGGGTCAAGTCCTACAGTCTGGGCCGCATGCCTTCCTCCTTCCTCGCGCCGGGCCCCTCCTGGAGAGAGTACATCCCGATTCGGCGGCCCAGCATGGGGAGCTTAGAGAGGCCTCATCACGCACAGAGATCTCTAGCCAGTCCTCCCTACCTCGCCGCCTCTGTGTACCCCCCCAGACTCACCTCGGTCTCCCCAATGCTGGAACCCGCCGACCCTCGACGGCAAGCCGCGGTTTTCCCAGAGTCCTCCAGGTGGTCTCCTTCTTATCCCTCTTATCAGGAATCTCTGAGGTCAGTCCAACATAAATATGTCCCCATGCACCCCCGAATCCCCGCCCCCCAGTACCAGCAGTGGCCAGGATCCAGAGGAGACTGTATGAGACCCGTGGACCCCAGAAGAGGTCCGCCGAGGTCCTACCTGCCCCGGGGCATCAGCTGGCCCTCCCCTTACTACGCCCCCTTCCCCCCCAGAGACGGAGAGAGCTACAGGCAGCCAGAGAGGATGATGGTGAGGGGCGGGGAGACGGAGCTCAGGGAGGTCAGGGAGGTCAGGGAGGGCGGCAGGGCCAGCTATGCCAGCCAGAGCAGCGGCAGAGGAAGCGCCGGCCTCTTCCGACAGTCGCTGTCCGTCACCCCCACGCTGCTCAGCTCCCCAgaaaccacagaggagaacGAGCGGCACAGAGCGGAGGTGGAGCTGCCTGAGAGGAGAGCGAAAAG AAGGAACACATCAGTAGATGAGAGTTATGAGTGGGACTCTGCTGATGCCTGCGTGGACTCGGAGGTCCTGGAGGCCACGAGGTTTGGTCAGTCTCAAACACCGAGACACGATCAGGCTCATGGCCTCCAGGACCAGCTGCAGAAAG GCCCATCTCCCCCCGTCAACCCACCTCGCTGCCAGCTCACCCGCTCCCTAAGCGAGGCGCGTTTCAACGCTCTCCGCCTGGAGTACCAGGAGTACAGGCGGGCTCAGGAGTCCGTCTGTCCCCGTGAGCCCCGCCTGGCCCCCGGCCACGATTCAGACTCGGACTCCAGCTCAGCTCTGCTCTAG
- the tmem230b gene encoding transmembrane protein 230b — MPARSVVSDGLPHSKVRYSRLATDDDGYIDLQFKKSPPKVPYKAIALATVLFLIGSLLIIIGSLLLAGYFGVQHSDRTVPVLIIGILVFLPGIYHLRIAYYASKGYPGYSYDDIPDFDD, encoded by the exons ATGCCTGCACGGAGCGTGGTTTCTGATGGACTGCCCCACAGCAAAGTGAGGTACTCCAGGTTGGCCACGGATGATGACGGATACATTGATTTACAG ttcAAAAAGAGCCCACCCAAAGTTCCGTACAAAGCCATAGCACTCGCCACAGTCCTCTTCCTAATTGGCTCGCTGTTGATCATCATCGGCTCCCTTCTGCTGGCTGGATACTTTGGTGTTCAA cactCAGACCGCACTGTGCCCGTCCTCATCATCGGGATCCTCGTCTTCCTGCCTGGAATTTACCACCTACGGATAGCCTACTACGCATCAAAGGGCTACCCGGGGTACTCCTATGATGATATCCCAGACTTTGATGACTGA